From the Chlamydia ibidis 10-1398/6 genome, the window CGGGCTGGATATACCCCATCCGTATTCTCTACATTGCCTAAATTACTAGAACGCTCAGGGGCATCTGATAAAGGTACAATTACTGCATTTTATACGGTCTTAGTTGCTGGAGATGACATGAACGAACCTGTCGCTGACGAAGTTAAATCGATTCTCGATGGGCACATTGTTTTATCTAATGCATTGGCTCAAGCTTACCATTATCCTGCTATTGATGTGTTAGCATCGATTAGCCGATTGTTAACAGCAATTGTTCCTGAGGAACAACGACGAATCATAGGAAAGGCTCGAGAGGTTCTTGCAAAGTATAAGGCTAATGAAATGCTGATACGTATTGGAGAATATCGCCGTGGTTCTGATCGTGAAGTGGATTTCGCTATAGACCATATTGATAAGCTCAATAGGTTCTTGAAACAAGATATTCATGAAAAAACGAATTATGAGGAAGCTGCTCAGCAGCTGCGGGCTATTTTCCGATAATATAGAAGGGTGATAAAACGTGCCCAAATATCCATTAGAACCTGTTTTAGCAATTAAAAAGGATCGTGTTGATAGAGCAGAAAAAGTTGTTAAGGAAAAACGACGTTTATTAGAGATAGAACAGGAAAAATTGCGAGAACGGGAAGCTGATCGTGATAAAGTAAAGAATCACTATATGCAAAAGATTCAGCAGCTTCGTGAGTTACTAGATGAAGGAACTACCAGCGACCCCGTTTTGCAAATGAAATCTTATATTAAGGTGGTCGCTGTACAACTTTCTGAAGAAGAAGAGAAAGTTAGTAAGCAAAAGGAAAGCGTATTAGCAGCAGCTAAAGAATTAGAGGCAGCCGAGGCGAGTTTAGCCAAGCGAAGAAAGGAAGAAGAAAAGACGCGTTTACATAAAGAAGAGTGGATGAAAGAAGCTCTAAAAGAAGAAGCGCGGGCATTTGAAAATGAACAAGACGAAATGGGGCAGCTGCTCCATCAGTTACGTAAGCAAAAACAACGTGAATCGGGGGAGAGCTAGTCTATGGAATTAAATAAAACATCAGAGTCTTTATACAATTGTAAAGCAGGAACACATTCTCAACAATCTATAGGACCTGATCCTGTAGATAATCGGGATGTTAAAGTCTTCTCATTAGAAGGAAAACAACAATCACGTGCTGAACGTAATGATAAATTAGCAGCAAAAGGTAATCGTCAAGATGCACGTTCTTCTTCTGACGATAAACGGTTAGAAGAAGGGCCTGCGTCGGTAGTCGCTAAAGAAGAAGAAGAACAAGAGCAAGAAAATGGGTTCATGATCTGTGAAAATGCAGCTGCAGGCATGTCTTTAGTAGATATTGCTACGTCTATGGCTACAGAAGTTGCTCTTGAAACAGCACAAGTTGCAGTTGCTAGCGTAGATCTTAGCTGGGTTGCTGATATTGTGGCTTCTACAGTTGACGCTATGATGGTCACAGATATTGGTGGTCAGCAGTTGGTGGAAATTGTATTAGATTCAGAAGCAGCAGTTCCTGAAGCATTTGCAGGGGCAAATCTTACGCTTGTACAGTCTGGAGATCAGCTGACAGTCAAGTTTTCTAATTTTACAGATAATGTTCAAATGTCAGAAGCTATGCAGTTAGTTGCTAGCAATCCCGTACAGTTAACAAACTTAGTGCAATCATTAAAAGATCGTATGCTAACATTGACCGAATTAACAATTGGGACTAATGCGGTACAGCTGCCTAAGTTAGAAGAGATCCGATCTCCTATGCACGTGTTGGCCGCGTCTATTCGTCAGCAAGATCAGGAAAAAGATCAAGACGGTAGGCAACAACATTCAGATCAAGAGCAAGATCAAAAACAATTTAAAGTAGAAGAAGCTAGTTTATAAAGGATAAATTCTCATGACAGTGACAGAGAAGCCTAACGATAGTTGGCTAAAGCTTCGTAATGATTTTCTTAGCTCTTTGAATACAGAAGAAGAGCAAATTTCTTTGCCAACGTTTCCTATTGATGGGTGTAAACGTATCCTGAAGGATAAATTTCGTCTGGAAGACTGTGAGATTGTCATACGATTCCGCGGGGCTCTCTCTGTTTCTGATATTACAAAAGAACTCAGCAAAAATATTTTATTACAACCATTAGTTGCTCAACCTTTAGAGTCGGGAGAGTTCTTTTTCTTAACATCGGAAGAAGACCTTCAAAGTTTGATGGTAGCTGTGTTTGGGGATTCTAGTTTGGCATCCTACTTTTATCAGAAAGATAAACTTTTAGGATTTCATTATTATTTCACCGCTGAACTTTGCAAAATTTTCCAAGATCTTTCTTGGATTCCTTCGTTGACTATGAAGGTCTCCGAAGATGCGAAGTTTTCAGTGCGCAGCTTACAGGGTTCTTATTACACTGTCGGAGTCTCCTGTAGATTGGATGGGAAAAACATCTATTTCAATTTATTATTTCCCGAAACCACTCAGCAAAGTTGTAAAAAATTTCTAGCCAGTTTGAATCAGGATTTTGATATCCATCAAGTAGATCCTATGCTGCCTATAGCTATGTCTGTAGATGTAGGATATTGTGAGCTTACTGAAGAAGAATGGCAGCAGGTAATTCCTGGCAGTTTTATATTGTTAGATACCTGTTTGTATGACCCTGATACAGGAGAAAGTGGGGCATTGTTGACGATTAATAATCGACAATTTTTCGGAGGGAGATTTACAGATACGAAATCTGGTGAGTTTAAAATTACTAGTTATCCAAATCTTCAACATGAAGATGCTCCAGAAGAACATGAAGAGCATGAGCCTGCTATTCCTTTACCTAGCCGTGTTAAATTAGTAGCAGAAGTAGCTCGATATTCTCTGACTGTGGAAAATTTCCTAAGTCTAGGAATCGGAAGTGTATTGCATTTTGATGGCACTCATCCTGTTTTGGGTGTAGATTTGATTCTAAATGGTGCTAAAGTTGGCAGAGGCGAAATAGTGTCTTTGGGTAACGTTTTAGGCATTAGAGTCTTGGAAGCATAGAAACTACTTTTATGGATTGTCATGCCGAATCTACCCTAGCCGATCGTATCATTGGTGGCTGTCATATTCAAAGAATTTTGAGCAGCAAAACTGGGACCACGGTATATCAAGCCCGTCACATAGAAACCTCACGTCTTACAGCTATCAAGGTTCTTACTGCTCCTTTTGTTTTTGATACTCGTCGTATTCAAACTTTTTTAAAAGAAGCGGAAATTATTCGTAATCTTTCACATGATCATATTGTACAACTATACAACTATGGTAAGTGGGAGTGTGGTCTATATATTTCTATGGAGTATGTTAACGGAATATCTCTTAGAGAATATATCCTATCACAGACTATTCCATTACCTAAAGCAAGTCAGATTATCTTAGATATAGCGGAAGCTATAGCATATCTCCATAGTCAAGGAATTATCCATAGGGATATTAAACCAGAAAATATCCTAATCACTCCTGAAGGACATATTAAATTGATCGATTTTGGCTTGTCAGTGTGGAAAGATCAGGAATGCTATTCAGGTTATTTAGGCACGCCCTATTATATGAGCCCAGAACAAAGATATGGAGAAGCGGGGTCAAAATCTTCCGATATCTATTCTCTAGGTATTTTAGCATATGAGTTAGTCTTAGGCAATTTGGCGTTAGGGAAAATTCATCTGTCGCTTATCCCTGAAAAGATTAGTAGAATTCTTTCCAAAGCATTACAACCTTCTCCTAAAGAACGGTATAGTTCTATCATGGATTTCATTCATGATTTGCGTAGGTATATTCGTTCAGAGGAACTACAAAACGACTATAGATGTAAAGATAGTACTACAGAGTTTCATGAACTCTTATATCAGCAGAGATCTTGGCTATCTCCTACTAGTGTGAGGTTGCCTGACTTTCTTTCTATAAGCATCCAAGAAAAAGGATTTCCTACATATCCTTATGTGTATTACCAAAGTTTTTTAGAAGAGGATGTTTTCTCTTTTTGGTTTTGTTATGGTTGTATAGGTCATCCTACTTTAGCTCTCACTGTGATGAAAACACTTGTAAATCAGTTGTCTTCGCATAATAGTGCTGGCGATATCTTACACAAAATAAATCAAGAATTTCTACATCTACATGTGCCTACTGATGATTTCGGTCTCGCGGCAAATTGCCTAATTATTTCTAAAGAAAAACAAGAAGTTTCTTGGTTAGCTTGTGGGAAAACTAATTTATGGTTAAAAAAGCAAGGAAAGGTTCGAAAGAGTTTTGAGAGCTCTTCCCTAGGGTTAGGGAAAATTAGCTCTTTACAAATTCGGGAAACCAAGGTTGCATGGGAAATAGGTGATGAAGCAGTATTACATACCTTAAAGGCAGACAACCCTATGCTACCCTTGTACTGTCCATCATTCACAGAGTTGAAAGATAGAGGACAAACAGCTATATTCTGCCCAATAGAAAGCGTACAGTATGGGACACAGGACATTTATAACGGAAATCTTTGTCCCTCAACACTTATCAGCTTAAAAAGAATCCGGTGAACATAGTGACGTCGAACATTGGAAGCAAGATCGTACAGATCGTAAGTAAGAAAAAAAATAAGATAGGCGCGTTACTAGCTTTATTTTTCCTTGATCTGGTTTTACTTGGTGTAAACTCGCAAAAATCCTCGCCAAATCAGTTAAGATCTGCACCACACAACGTCGCAAATGAGAACAGCTCTCAAGTTGCCGCTTGTCCTAAGAATGTTGGTGCTAGAGTGGCAACAAGGCCCACTAATCGGCCTGCAGCAAAACCTGTTTCTCCTAGTAGTCAGGTTCATCATTTTAAAAAATCATCACAAAATTTTGGACCGACACCTCCGAAAGAATCACCTTTTGCTAGGACAGGGTCTCGTACGGGAGCATCTCATACCCCATACTCTTCTCAGAGAAAAACAGAGCGGCCTTTGCCTAATCGTGAGCAAATAGAGGCCCAATCAGCAGCAGATAAAGAAAAAATTGGAGGAGCGCAAATTTGGGAGCAGAAACAGGCCTATGCTCGGCGTGCTGCTAACGGTGTAAATCTCAGTGTAAGAAAACAAGCTGAGGAATCACAAAATACCCTGCAGAATGAGAAGAGCGATTCTCCTAGAGATACAAATGAAACTCCGCCTACGGATCATCAGCCTGCTTCTGGAAAGCCAGTATTCCATGATAGCAATAAAGATACAGGTGATGATGACAAGGCAATACATCTGCTAAAAAAGAATATTACCTGTGAAGATCTTAAAGATAATGGTTATACCGTTAATTTTGAGGATATTTCCATTCTTGAATTACTACAATTTGTTAGTAAAATTTCAGGAACAAACTTTGTCTTTGATAGCAATGATTTGCAGTTTAACGTAACGATTGTTTCTCATGACCCCACATCAGTAGATGATTTGTCTACGATTTTACTCCAAGTTTTGAAAATGCATGACTTGAAGGTTGTAGAGCAGGGAAATAACGTTTTGATTTATCGTAACCCACATATATCAAAATTATCTACAGTGGTTACAGATGGCTCTGCAAAAGAAAATTGCGAAGCTGTCGTTGTTACTCGGGTATTCCGTCTCTACAGTGTTAGTCCTTCAGCTGCTGTGAATATTATCCAGCCGTTATTATCTCATGATGCAATTGTTAGTGCTTCCGAAGCTACACGTCATGTTATAGTGTCGGATATCGCTGGTAATGTCGATAAAGTAGGGGAGTTATTGGGTGCATTAGATGGGCCAGGAACTTCTGTAG encodes:
- the sctQ gene encoding type III secretion system cytoplasmic ring protein SctQ codes for the protein MTVTEKPNDSWLKLRNDFLSSLNTEEEQISLPTFPIDGCKRILKDKFRLEDCEIVIRFRGALSVSDITKELSKNILLQPLVAQPLESGEFFFLTSEEDLQSLMVAVFGDSSLASYFYQKDKLLGFHYYFTAELCKIFQDLSWIPSLTMKVSEDAKFSVRSLQGSYYTVGVSCRLDGKNIYFNLLFPETTQQSCKKFLASLNQDFDIHQVDPMLPIAMSVDVGYCELTEEEWQQVIPGSFILLDTCLYDPDTGESGALLTINNRQFFGGRFTDTKSGEFKITSYPNLQHEDAPEEHEEHEPAIPLPSRVKLVAEVARYSLTVENFLSLGIGSVLHFDGTHPVLGVDLILNGAKVGRGEIVSLGNVLGIRVLEA
- a CDS encoding DUF5421 family protein, with product MELNKTSESLYNCKAGTHSQQSIGPDPVDNRDVKVFSLEGKQQSRAERNDKLAAKGNRQDARSSSDDKRLEEGPASVVAKEEEEQEQENGFMICENAAAGMSLVDIATSMATEVALETAQVAVASVDLSWVADIVASTVDAMMVTDIGGQQLVEIVLDSEAAVPEAFAGANLTLVQSGDQLTVKFSNFTDNVQMSEAMQLVASNPVQLTNLVQSLKDRMLTLTELTIGTNAVQLPKLEEIRSPMHVLAASIRQQDQEKDQDGRQQHSDQEQDQKQFKVEEASL
- a CDS encoding serine/threonine protein kinase encodes the protein MDCHAESTLADRIIGGCHIQRILSSKTGTTVYQARHIETSRLTAIKVLTAPFVFDTRRIQTFLKEAEIIRNLSHDHIVQLYNYGKWECGLYISMEYVNGISLREYILSQTIPLPKASQIILDIAEAIAYLHSQGIIHRDIKPENILITPEGHIKLIDFGLSVWKDQECYSGYLGTPYYMSPEQRYGEAGSKSSDIYSLGILAYELVLGNLALGKIHLSLIPEKISRILSKALQPSPKERYSSIMDFIHDLRRYIRSEELQNDYRCKDSTTEFHELLYQQRSWLSPTSVRLPDFLSISIQEKGFPTYPYVYYQSFLEEDVFSFWFCYGCIGHPTLALTVMKTLVNQLSSHNSAGDILHKINQEFLHLHVPTDDFGLAANCLIISKEKQEVSWLACGKTNLWLKKQGKVRKSFESSSLGLGKISSLQIRETKVAWEIGDEAVLHTLKADNPMLPLYCPSFTELKDRGQTAIFCPIESVQYGTQDIYNGNLCPSTLISLKRIR